From Daucus carota subsp. sativus chromosome 6, DH1 v3.0, whole genome shotgun sequence, the proteins below share one genomic window:
- the LOC108224792 gene encoding protein TUNICAMYCIN INDUCED 1 isoform X1 produces the protein MGLEIRKSCIFIVLAIQFSISTALISSPDVNPPYPKAFSDLKEVIVKGLGFQADDFKITGFDLRDTLVGRSVAYEFDVEIDNTLLPVKLIEDVKRWEYVDLPIFRVVKGEVKPDHENALVERRNLDDGLPELAPFQLAGPMELWIQDAKDVRLSLPHDVDAGVLRKVILADGAVVTVKGARSVSLRHPLELPLPFNQSQNGFASGLLALADRLRHASRSEGEPLVSLRIVGPTSLSSPTSSSSSNNRLKLKRLAPGLVELSSASKMKAIETVSNIDLQEDVPTLLTPDRFATLWPLTSINGSNANLLGFESLLSSVLGSKASKKGSFKLTKADVSAQTYVKIGFEVEKKLQEADGLDLSSFPEWRTKPENLRMHFEVLGKIDGDKVVPERVVQIDPLGIEHSVSPDVLTGNTTMSKMPIVHPPPNPFAL, from the exons ATGGGTCTCGAGATCAGAAAATCgtgtatttttattgttttggcAATCCAATTTTCGATTTCTACGGCTCTGATTTCATCTCCGGACGTCAATCCCCCCTATCCTAAAGCCTTCTCC GATTTGAAGGAAGTGATTGTCAAAGGTTTAGGATTTCAGGCTGATGATTTTAAGATAACTGGATTTGATTTGAGGGATACGTTAGTGGGTCGATCAGTGGCTTATGAATTTGACGTGGAGATTGATAATACGCTTCTTCCTGTGAAGCTTATTGAGGATGTCAAGAGGTGGGAGTATGTGGATTTGCCTATTTTTAGAGTGGTTAAGGGTGAGGTGAAGCCTGACCATGAGAATGCATTGGTGGAAAGACGAAATTTAGATGATGGGTTGCCTGAGTTGGCTCCGTTTCAGTTGGCAGGTCCAATGGAGCTCTGGATTCAGGATGCTAAGGACGTCAGGCTCTCGTTGCCG CATGATGTTGATGCCGGGGTGCTGAGGAAAGTAATTTTAGCTGATGGTGCTGTGGTCACTGTCAAGGGTGCACGTTCAGTTAGCCTGCGCCACCCTCTTGAGCTTCCGCTTCCTTTCAACCAATCTCAAAATGGTTTTGCCTCGGGTCTTTTGGCTTTGGCTGATCGCCTCCGCCATGCTTCCCGTTCCGAAGGAGAACCCCTCGTTTCTCTCCGCATTGTTGGCCCTACATCTCTATCTTCTcctacatcatcatcatcttctaaCAATAGGCTTAAGCTGAAGCGCCTTGCTCCTGGCCTGGTGGAGCTATCATCTGCTTCCAAAATGAAAGCAATTGAAACTGTCTCCAACATTGATCTGCAAGAAGACGTCCCTACCCTTTTGACGCCAGACAGATTTGCGACATTGTGGCCATTAACTTCAATTAATGGTTCGAACGCCAACCTGCTTGGTTTTGAGTCACTTCTCTCCTCTGTTCTTGGTTCAAAAGCTTCGAAGAAAGGTTCTTTTAAGTTAACCAAGGCAGATGTGTCAGCTCAGACATATGTAAAGATAGGTTTTGAGGTTGAAAAAAAACTACAAGAAGCAGATGGTCTCGACTTGAGCAGTTTTCCAGAGTGGAGAACAAAGCCTGAGAATCTGAGGATGCATTTTGAGGTATTAGGGAAGATTGATGGGGACAAGGTGGTTCCTGAAAGAGTAGTGCAGATCGACCCTCTTGGTATTGAGCATTCTGTGTCACCTGATGTTCTCACAGGGAATACAACAATGTCAAAGATGCCCATTGTTCATCCCCCTCCTAATCCGTTCGCCTTATAA
- the LOC108224792 gene encoding protein TUNICAMYCIN INDUCED 1 isoform X2 — MIWIIEDLKEVIVKGLGFQADDFKITGFDLRDTLVGRSVAYEFDVEIDNTLLPVKLIEDVKRWEYVDLPIFRVVKGEVKPDHENALVERRNLDDGLPELAPFQLAGPMELWIQDAKDVRLSLPHDVDAGVLRKVILADGAVVTVKGARSVSLRHPLELPLPFNQSQNGFASGLLALADRLRHASRSEGEPLVSLRIVGPTSLSSPTSSSSSNNRLKLKRLAPGLVELSSASKMKAIETVSNIDLQEDVPTLLTPDRFATLWPLTSINGSNANLLGFESLLSSVLGSKASKKGSFKLTKADVSAQTYVKIGFEVEKKLQEADGLDLSSFPEWRTKPENLRMHFEVLGKIDGDKVVPERVVQIDPLGIEHSVSPDVLTGNTTMSKMPIVHPPPNPFAL; from the exons ATGATCTGGATTATTGAG GATTTGAAGGAAGTGATTGTCAAAGGTTTAGGATTTCAGGCTGATGATTTTAAGATAACTGGATTTGATTTGAGGGATACGTTAGTGGGTCGATCAGTGGCTTATGAATTTGACGTGGAGATTGATAATACGCTTCTTCCTGTGAAGCTTATTGAGGATGTCAAGAGGTGGGAGTATGTGGATTTGCCTATTTTTAGAGTGGTTAAGGGTGAGGTGAAGCCTGACCATGAGAATGCATTGGTGGAAAGACGAAATTTAGATGATGGGTTGCCTGAGTTGGCTCCGTTTCAGTTGGCAGGTCCAATGGAGCTCTGGATTCAGGATGCTAAGGACGTCAGGCTCTCGTTGCCG CATGATGTTGATGCCGGGGTGCTGAGGAAAGTAATTTTAGCTGATGGTGCTGTGGTCACTGTCAAGGGTGCACGTTCAGTTAGCCTGCGCCACCCTCTTGAGCTTCCGCTTCCTTTCAACCAATCTCAAAATGGTTTTGCCTCGGGTCTTTTGGCTTTGGCTGATCGCCTCCGCCATGCTTCCCGTTCCGAAGGAGAACCCCTCGTTTCTCTCCGCATTGTTGGCCCTACATCTCTATCTTCTcctacatcatcatcatcttctaaCAATAGGCTTAAGCTGAAGCGCCTTGCTCCTGGCCTGGTGGAGCTATCATCTGCTTCCAAAATGAAAGCAATTGAAACTGTCTCCAACATTGATCTGCAAGAAGACGTCCCTACCCTTTTGACGCCAGACAGATTTGCGACATTGTGGCCATTAACTTCAATTAATGGTTCGAACGCCAACCTGCTTGGTTTTGAGTCACTTCTCTCCTCTGTTCTTGGTTCAAAAGCTTCGAAGAAAGGTTCTTTTAAGTTAACCAAGGCAGATGTGTCAGCTCAGACATATGTAAAGATAGGTTTTGAGGTTGAAAAAAAACTACAAGAAGCAGATGGTCTCGACTTGAGCAGTTTTCCAGAGTGGAGAACAAAGCCTGAGAATCTGAGGATGCATTTTGAGGTATTAGGGAAGATTGATGGGGACAAGGTGGTTCCTGAAAGAGTAGTGCAGATCGACCCTCTTGGTATTGAGCATTCTGTGTCACCTGATGTTCTCACAGGGAATACAACAATGTCAAAGATGCCCATTGTTCATCCCCCTCCTAATCCGTTCGCCTTATAA